The proteins below are encoded in one region of Nitrospira lenta:
- a CDS encoding Crp/Fnr family transcriptional regulator, which produces MKRKPCSIERCDTCALRAKVVLCDLKGSDLAEFQTIKRTLDYAPHQTVFYEGHACLGLYLLCAGKVKLTRSSARGQRQIVRILGPGELIEKHVFGERALHEVTCETLEPSQVCVIDKERYLAVIHRNPQLAIKLIQLLSHEVGVNMDHLDQFTFKTARERLAGLLLELGDRFGKKDDDHVRVGLTLKREEVAEMAGITVETAIRLLGLFRDEALLTIDGRTITLLNPDRLARIARR; this is translated from the coding sequence GTGAAACGGAAACCCTGTTCCATTGAGCGGTGCGACACCTGCGCGCTTCGCGCGAAGGTCGTGTTGTGCGATCTCAAAGGCAGCGACCTCGCCGAATTCCAGACAATCAAACGCACCCTCGACTACGCGCCTCACCAGACCGTCTTCTATGAAGGCCATGCATGTTTGGGCCTCTATTTGTTGTGCGCGGGCAAGGTCAAGCTGACTCGTTCTTCGGCGCGAGGCCAGCGGCAGATCGTCCGGATCTTGGGCCCTGGTGAGCTGATCGAGAAACATGTCTTTGGGGAGCGTGCGCTCCATGAAGTGACGTGTGAGACATTGGAACCCTCGCAAGTTTGCGTCATCGACAAAGAACGCTACCTTGCGGTCATCCATAGAAATCCTCAACTGGCGATCAAACTGATTCAACTCCTCAGTCATGAGGTCGGGGTCAATATGGATCATCTCGATCAGTTCACATTCAAGACGGCTCGCGAGCGATTGGCCGGCCTGCTGCTGGAGCTCGGCGATCGGTTCGGCAAAAAAGACGACGATCATGTCCGGGTTGGACTGACGCTCAAACGGGAAGAAGTGGCTGAGATGGCCGGGATCACGGTTGAAACCGCCATCCGCCTGCTCGGCCTGTTCCGGGATGAGGCGTTGCTCACCATCGATGGACGCACCATCACCTTACTGAATCCAGACCGTCTCGCCAGAATAGCTCGGCGCTAG
- a CDS encoding formylglycine-generating enzyme family protein, with product MERKGTKQCRIWERMISAVVMTAAFLVVAQAAWALDTQDIVVEWTAAGKKLAAQRVANVKSKDELVLVPAGEFIMGSDKKTDRLAYRGEMPQRRVYLDAFEIGKYEVTALEYLKFILATDRKPQLDWRYDGGNFQETMAHHPIMHVSWYDADAYCKWAGRRLPTEAEWEKAARGTDGRLFPWGPELAGPTRANFGRTGLSGPVRDRPERLLLYPPIISVDRYDKAVSPYGLYQVIGNVSEWVSDWYDKDYYASAPDRNPKGPEAGTQKAFRGGGWMDSTTTMRVAMRNGTDPHTKINWMGFRCARDAQEPAGTKVSMVVK from the coding sequence ATGGAGCGGAAGGGAACGAAGCAGTGCAGAATATGGGAGCGGATGATCAGCGCAGTCGTGATGACGGCAGCGTTCCTGGTCGTGGCGCAGGCCGCCTGGGCGCTCGATACGCAGGATATTGTCGTCGAGTGGACCGCGGCCGGCAAGAAACTCGCTGCGCAGCGGGTGGCGAACGTGAAGAGCAAGGATGAGCTGGTGCTGGTGCCGGCCGGTGAATTCATCATGGGCAGCGATAAAAAGACGGACCGGTTGGCCTATCGCGGGGAAATGCCGCAGCGCCGGGTCTATCTGGATGCCTTCGAAATCGGCAAGTACGAAGTGACGGCGCTGGAATATCTGAAGTTTATTCTGGCGACCGATCGGAAGCCGCAATTGGACTGGCGGTATGACGGCGGGAATTTCCAGGAGACGATGGCGCACCATCCCATCATGCATGTCTCCTGGTATGACGCGGATGCGTACTGCAAGTGGGCGGGACGCCGGCTGCCGACCGAAGCGGAATGGGAGAAGGCGGCGCGCGGCACCGATGGACGGCTGTTTCCCTGGGGGCCTGAACTGGCCGGCCCGACGCGAGCGAATTTCGGACGAACCGGCCTGTCCGGTCCCGTGCGCGATCGTCCGGAGCGGCTGTTGTTGTATCCCCCGATCATTTCAGTCGACCGATACGACAAAGCGGTGAGCCCGTACGGACTCTATCAAGTGATCGGGAACGTGTCCGAATGGGTGTCCGACTGGTACGACAAGGATTATTACGCATCCGCGCCGGATCGCAATCCGAAAGGTCCGGAGGCCGGCACACAGAAAGCGTTCCGGGGCGGCGGATGGATGGACAGCACCACGACGATGCGCGTCGCCATGCGCAATGGGACCGACCCCCACACCAAGATCAATTGGATGGGATTCCGTTGTGCGCGTGACGCACAGGAGCCCGCGGGGACGAAAGTGTCGATGGTGGTGAAGTAG
- a CDS encoding formylglycine-generating enzyme family protein: MSGNRKSSVWYASVLSCLLPLASCLVAWSVAHANHESSAQPPLWTPLDEVEQMAMIEVPGGMVTVPAGEFLMGSDPRKDPAAGPQEQPLHRVTLDAFEIDRYEVSNVEYLRFALSTGASWPQFWRAKPFPDKMATHPVINVSWQEADAYCRWAGKRLPTEAEWEKAARGSDGRMFPWGDEPAGWIKSNIAHPGSKRGAKYPPLANINRYDKGVSPYGVYQLAGNVSEWVSDWFDPEYYRLGVNENPQGPKTGELKVFRGGSWNEDPEVARSAGRNGGEPTRKSYLTGFRCAKSSQQESAGPVLTTEVVVPPPPVPHRPHK; the protein is encoded by the coding sequence ATGAGCGGCAATCGGAAGAGCAGTGTGTGGTACGCCAGTGTTCTTTCCTGCCTCCTGCCCCTTGCCTCTTGCCTCGTCGCCTGGAGCGTCGCTCACGCGAATCATGAGTCATCGGCTCAGCCGCCGCTCTGGACTCCGCTGGACGAGGTCGAGCAGATGGCCATGATCGAAGTGCCGGGCGGCATGGTCACGGTGCCGGCGGGCGAGTTTTTGATGGGCAGCGATCCCCGGAAAGATCCGGCGGCCGGGCCGCAAGAACAACCGCTGCACCGGGTCACGCTCGACGCGTTTGAGATCGATCGCTACGAAGTCTCGAACGTGGAGTACCTTAGATTTGCGCTGTCCACCGGCGCGAGTTGGCCGCAATTCTGGCGGGCGAAACCGTTCCCGGACAAAATGGCGACGCATCCGGTGATCAATGTCAGCTGGCAGGAAGCCGATGCCTATTGCCGCTGGGCGGGCAAGCGTTTGCCGACCGAAGCGGAATGGGAGAAGGCGGCACGGGGTTCCGATGGCCGGATGTTTCCCTGGGGCGATGAACCGGCCGGCTGGATTAAGAGCAACATCGCGCATCCCGGGTCCAAGCGAGGGGCCAAGTACCCGCCGTTAGCCAACATCAATCGCTACGACAAAGGGGTGAGCCCGTACGGGGTCTACCAGCTGGCCGGCAATGTCAGCGAATGGGTGTCCGATTGGTTCGACCCGGAGTATTACCGCTTGGGGGTCAACGAGAATCCGCAAGGTCCGAAGACCGGTGAATTAAAAGTGTTTCGAGGCGGCTCGTGGAATGAAGATCCGGAAGTAGCGAGATCCGCCGGACGCAACGGCGGAGAGCCGACCAGGAAGAGTTATCTCACAGGGTTTCGCTGTGCAAAATCATCTCAACAGGAGAGCGCCGGTCCGGTGTTGACGACGGAAGTCGTGGTACCCCCACCGCCGGTGCCGCATCGTCCGCATAAATGA
- a CDS encoding carboxypeptidase-like regulatory domain-containing protein — MTIKTQLIAGILALAVGSPALAYEEATVSDGGTITGTVKLDGAVPKPKGYNLTTLPDPFYCGRISDGQGWRILQPFQVGSDGEFRDVVVYLEGIEKGKPFEEKTVPQIEARDCLFLPFTTVVRDDQSVTVVNMDPVMHDIQAYETSNLGARVLFNVPLPMNSQHPRNFKDRTEAGMYHKHMAGPPMKQLVNLSKNRRIFVMQCGFHAYMESWGLAITNPYFAKTDEQGRFTLTDVPPGTYKLVVWHPYVRTTTEQTVTVSPKGTVEAAISVPAPTGRLYANEVLDHAYTRYNVTEEAKKEIDPLVHKQDH, encoded by the coding sequence ATGACGATCAAAACACAACTGATTGCGGGAATATTGGCGCTGGCGGTGGGCAGTCCGGCGTTGGCCTATGAAGAAGCCACGGTCTCCGATGGCGGGACCATCACGGGGACCGTGAAGCTCGATGGCGCAGTTCCCAAGCCGAAAGGCTACAACCTGACGACGCTGCCCGACCCCTTCTATTGTGGGCGTATTTCGGACGGACAAGGCTGGCGGATTCTCCAGCCGTTCCAGGTCGGGTCCGACGGCGAGTTCCGCGATGTGGTGGTCTATCTGGAAGGAATTGAGAAGGGCAAACCGTTCGAGGAAAAGACAGTGCCGCAGATCGAGGCGCGAGACTGTCTGTTTCTGCCGTTCACCACCGTCGTGCGGGACGATCAGTCAGTGACCGTCGTCAACATGGACCCGGTCATGCACGACATTCAGGCCTATGAAACCTCGAATTTAGGCGCGCGTGTCCTCTTCAATGTGCCCCTGCCGATGAATTCGCAACATCCTCGCAATTTTAAGGATCGCACCGAAGCTGGGATGTATCACAAACATATGGCGGGGCCGCCGATGAAGCAGTTGGTCAATCTCAGCAAGAACCGCCGCATTTTCGTGATGCAATGCGGGTTCCACGCCTATATGGAAAGTTGGGGCTTGGCCATTACGAATCCGTACTTTGCCAAGACGGACGAGCAGGGCCGGTTTACCCTGACCGATGTGCCGCCCGGTACCTATAAGCTGGTGGTCTGGCATCCCTACGTTCGCACGACAACCGAGCAGACCGTGACGGTGAGCCCGAAGGGGACCGTGGAGGCTGCGATTTCCGTCCCGGCTCCGACGGGCCGGCTCTATGCCAATGAAGTGTTGGACCATGCGTATACGCGCTACAACGTGACCGAGGAAGCCAAGAAAGAAATCGATCCGCTGGTTCATAAGCAGGATCACTAA